The following proteins are co-located in the Barnesiella propionica genome:
- a CDS encoding diaminopimelate dehydrogenase, translating to MKKIRAAIVGYGNIGKYVLEALQASPDFEIAGVIRRNVTDVPDELKDYPVAGTLDGLEDVAVAILCTPTRKVEEFAEKALSRGINTVDSFDIHTEIAGLRSRLNTIAKKYNSVAVTAAGWDPGSDSVIRALLEACAPKGITYTNFGPGMSMGHTVAVKAISGVKAALSMTIPLGTGIHRRMVYVELEEGHPFDEVAKAIQSDAYFAHDETHVIQVDSVDDVKDMGHGVNMVRKGVSGKTQNQRFEFHMSINNPALTAQILVSAARASMLQRPGCYTLIEIPVIDLLYGDRDTLIRHLV from the coding sequence ATGAAAAAAATAAGAGCAGCCATTGTCGGATACGGAAACATAGGCAAATATGTCCTGGAAGCGCTACAGGCCTCTCCCGATTTCGAGATCGCGGGTGTTATAAGACGCAATGTAACCGATGTCCCCGACGAACTGAAAGATTATCCCGTTGCAGGAACCCTGGACGGACTGGAAGATGTAGCCGTCGCTATTCTATGCACTCCGACCCGCAAAGTGGAAGAATTTGCAGAGAAGGCTCTTAGCAGGGGAATCAATACGGTAGACAGCTTCGATATACATACCGAAATAGCCGGACTGCGTTCGCGGCTTAATACCATAGCCAAGAAATATAATTCGGTCGCCGTAACGGCTGCCGGATGGGATCCGGGCAGCGATTCGGTCATACGCGCATTGCTGGAAGCCTGTGCCCCGAAAGGAATCACTTACACTAATTTCGGTCCGGGTATGAGTATGGGCCATACCGTAGCAGTTAAAGCTATTTCCGGCGTAAAAGCAGCACTCTCGATGACAATTCCTCTGGGAACGGGAATACACCGCCGCATGGTTTACGTCGAACTGGAGGAAGGACATCCGTTCGATGAAGTGGCAAAAGCAATCCAATCGGATGCCTACTTTGCCCACGACGAAACCCATGTCATACAGGTAGACAGCGTAGACGATGTCAAAGATATGGGACACGGCGTAAATATGGTCAGGAAAGGAGTATCGGGCAAAACCCAGAACCAGCGTTTCGAATTCCACATGAGTATCAACAACCCGGCTCTTACCGCGCAAATACTCGTATCGGCGGCACGCGCCTCTATGTTGCAACGTCCGGGGTGCTACACCCTGATAGAAATTCCGGTGATCGACCTGTTATACGGCGACAGAGATACTCTTATCCGTCATCTTGTGTAA
- the lgt gene encoding prolipoprotein diacylglyceryl transferase encodes MLDFITWTVNPSIVHLGPFEIRWYGLFFAIGFLAGYKIIEKMFKHEKVPDGWLDKLFIYVVVATIVGARLGHCLFYARDYYMAHPTEIFKIWEGGLASHGGAIGIIIAIWIYSRHVTRRNMLWTFDRLVIPVALVGALIRTGNLMNHEIYGHVTNLPWGFRFIDNLHAWMQGAEPVFTAPSHPTQIYEALCYLALFGLLMYMYWKRNAEERQGLIFGVFLTGIFLPRFLIEFVKNNQEAFEENMLLNMGQLLSIPFIIAGIWLIVRAIKRPRTAISFATPGKK; translated from the coding sequence ATGCTCGATTTTATTACATGGACAGTCAACCCTTCCATCGTTCACCTGGGACCCTTCGAAATACGGTGGTACGGATTATTTTTCGCAATAGGATTTCTCGCAGGTTATAAGATCATCGAAAAAATGTTCAAACACGAAAAGGTACCCGACGGATGGCTCGATAAACTGTTCATATATGTAGTCGTTGCCACGATAGTGGGCGCGCGTCTGGGACATTGCCTGTTCTACGCCCGTGATTATTATATGGCACATCCGACCGAAATATTCAAGATATGGGAAGGCGGACTCGCCAGCCACGGAGGGGCAATAGGCATTATTATCGCTATCTGGATCTATTCCCGGCATGTCACCCGCCGCAACATGCTGTGGACTTTTGACCGGCTGGTCATTCCCGTAGCATTGGTGGGGGCGCTTATCCGAACCGGAAACCTGATGAACCATGAAATTTACGGACATGTCACCAACCTGCCCTGGGGATTTCGTTTTATAGACAACCTTCATGCATGGATGCAGGGAGCCGAACCTGTATTTACGGCTCCCTCGCATCCTACACAAATATACGAAGCCTTATGTTACCTAGCCCTTTTCGGCCTGCTTATGTATATGTACTGGAAACGAAACGCGGAAGAACGGCAGGGACTTATTTTCGGGGTATTTCTGACAGGTATATTCCTACCCCGTTTCCTTATAGAGTTTGTCAAAAACAATCAGGAAGCTTTTGAAGAAAACATGTTGCTGAATATGGGACAGTTACTGAGCATACCCTTCATTATAGCCGGTATATGGCTGATTGTAAGAGCGATAAAACGTCCCCGCACAGCTATTTCGTTCGCTACCCCGGGAAAGAAATAA
- a CDS encoding lactonase family protein, which translates to MALPGISAANSPDINDKKKEVFLFVGTYDNEYHRGIYVFRFNMLTGDCTETGAAEISNPSYLTPSADGKYVYAISELGATDAAVAAAFSFDRKTGELKFLNSGHTGDPDPCYVTVDGGNRFVVTANYSGGSVTVFPVSEKNGMLLPYVQLFKFHGSGPDGVRQKSPHLHCVVFSPGQRYLFASDLGSDKIYRFEVRYDDLSFPLRYTGAFSLDPGTGPRHIAFHPSGKYMYLIGELSGKVSVLQYENGDMTLVQTVVADTVEGRGSADIHVSPDGKYLYVSNRLKDDGIAIFAINLHSGELTWTGYQPTGMHPRSFVITPDGNYLLVACRDENAVQVFVRDAATGLLTDTGKKIQAERPVCLKLLEAK; encoded by the coding sequence ATGGCTTTACCGGGAATATCGGCTGCGAACAGTCCCGATATAAATGATAAAAAAAAGGAAGTATTCTTATTCGTGGGAACTTACGATAATGAATATCACCGGGGTATATATGTTTTCCGGTTCAATATGCTTACGGGCGATTGTACGGAAACAGGTGCTGCTGAGATAAGCAATCCGTCTTATCTTACGCCTTCGGCCGACGGGAAATATGTGTATGCGATAAGCGAACTGGGGGCGACGGATGCCGCCGTTGCCGCCGCTTTTTCTTTTGACCGGAAAACCGGGGAGCTAAAATTCCTGAATAGCGGGCATACAGGAGATCCCGATCCTTGCTATGTAACAGTCGACGGCGGGAACCGTTTCGTCGTGACTGCTAATTATTCGGGAGGGAGCGTTACCGTTTTTCCTGTATCGGAAAAGAACGGTATGTTACTGCCTTACGTACAGTTGTTTAAATTTCACGGGAGCGGACCGGACGGTGTGAGACAGAAAAGCCCGCACCTGCATTGTGTCGTTTTTTCCCCCGGTCAAAGATATTTGTTTGCCAGTGATCTGGGCAGCGATAAAATATACAGGTTCGAAGTGAGGTATGACGATCTCTCCTTTCCGCTGCGGTATACCGGCGCTTTTTCTTTGGACCCCGGTACGGGACCGCGCCATATAGCATTCCATCCTTCCGGCAAATATATGTACCTTATCGGCGAACTATCCGGAAAAGTATCGGTATTACAGTATGAGAACGGGGATATGACGCTGGTGCAAACCGTTGTGGCAGATACTGTGGAAGGCCGTGGGAGTGCCGACATACATGTTTCTCCCGACGGTAAATACCTGTATGTGTCCAATCGGTTGAAGGACGACGGTATCGCTATATTTGCCATAAACCTGCATTCCGGGGAACTGACGTGGACAGGTTATCAACCTACGGGAATGCATCCCCGTAGTTTCGTAATAACGCCGGACGGCAATTATCTGCTTGTTGCTTGCCGGGATGAAAATGCCGTGCAGGTATTCGTGCGCGACGCTGCAACGGGCTTACTGACCGATACCGGAAAAAAAATACAGGCAGAGCGTCCTGTCTGCCTGAAATTATTAGAGGCGAAATAA
- a CDS encoding choice-of-anchor J domain-containing protein, giving the protein MRKITLVSILTVLCSVMSVSGYSQKTVPYSFDFSDAEAFGQEWSIIDVSGGNTWSLNENSEVLYVGEKSNKANDWLFTPGITLENGKAYKLVFRVKTEEAYNFDYESFKVTLGADKTVEAQTQILFNDDRFKCNYYADKEATVSVTETGTYYIAFNCYSPSYMGKIYIKNVTLTEQKTFPAQITDLTISAGSEGALAAQLSWTAPSKNDQGGSLSSLSGTKIYRNNDSIFDLAGTTPGAAITWTDNSVPAAGTYTYKLVAYNENGNAAGTPKNVTSPWIGIDIPTAVTDITATAENSTVSLSFTPPATGKNGGWVDVNALTYRIVRNPGNTVLEEAYTGTLPYTDEVQDLAAYTYTVVPSNASGTGPSANSNKVIAGNAKSIPYSETFDTADALDIYTIFSNIGNTRTWAYYSSKKLVQYWGGTKADEWLITPKFDLKAGKNYKLTFDTYLESATSANEKDLRITLGQGVTVEQQSQLLDSIHLDYALPRTIEIIFYVENDGNWNIGFNCFGKSSSYAIFIDNIKLEETEITPGPVSDLQVTPGENGAMTALVSWKNTTETASGSPVDNLSKVELYRGDLCIHTIDHPVAGAEESYTDNLETAGKYTYGVVAYIGALPGEKTTVESSWIGADVPGPVTDITVKAEGTNAVITFKAPKEGVNGGWLDTENLTYKIVRNPGEELLVENLADTVYTDQDEKSLAAYTYVITAVSNGTESASATSPKIVMGDALELPYEAKMEREEDFAIWSILDADQNGKCWQYNADKWCVELPTSSKTNDDWLFTPPFKADRGSHKLLFSVKTGAYSSRYTEHLRITLGTSSNDTTTHTTIAEYPELVQLTYFKEYEVDFDIPEEGVWYLGFEVLTEDGSWGVSMQNFTIKKGPTSHIGSTREQKVYYDRRNQILAIVPGEILNELTVSNMSGARLLHKEHVGSSVSLEQLPEGIYLASYTTSEGKTETIKLVK; this is encoded by the coding sequence ATGAGAAAAATTACACTTGTTTCTATCTTAACAGTCCTCTGCTCGGTTATGTCCGTTTCGGGATATTCGCAGAAGACCGTACCTTATTCTTTCGACTTTTCCGATGCGGAAGCATTCGGACAGGAATGGAGTATTATCGATGTAAGCGGAGGCAATACATGGAGTTTAAACGAAAACTCGGAAGTTCTGTATGTAGGGGAAAAAAGCAATAAAGCCAACGACTGGCTTTTCACTCCGGGCATAACCCTGGAAAACGGCAAGGCTTACAAACTGGTATTCCGCGTGAAAACTGAAGAAGCCTACAATTTCGATTACGAATCTTTCAAGGTGACGTTAGGAGCCGATAAAACCGTGGAAGCCCAAACCCAAATACTGTTCAATGACGACAGATTCAAATGCAATTATTATGCAGACAAAGAGGCGACGGTAAGCGTAACGGAAACCGGAACCTACTATATAGCTTTCAATTGTTACAGTCCGTCCTACATGGGGAAAATATACATAAAGAACGTCACCCTCACTGAGCAGAAAACCTTTCCCGCCCAGATCACAGACCTGACCATTTCCGCCGGAAGCGAAGGAGCGTTAGCGGCGCAACTGAGCTGGACCGCCCCGTCAAAGAACGACCAGGGAGGTTCTCTAAGCTCCTTATCCGGAACCAAGATATACAGGAACAACGATTCTATTTTCGACCTGGCCGGAACGACACCGGGGGCCGCAATCACATGGACCGACAACAGTGTGCCCGCCGCCGGAACTTATACTTATAAGCTGGTTGCTTACAACGAGAACGGCAATGCGGCCGGAACACCCAAAAACGTAACTTCTCCCTGGATAGGCATAGATATTCCTACTGCCGTGACCGATATAACGGCTACGGCCGAAAATTCTACGGTCAGCCTCAGCTTCACGCCTCCTGCGACCGGCAAGAACGGAGGATGGGTGGATGTAAACGCCCTTACCTACCGTATTGTACGCAATCCGGGAAATACGGTACTGGAGGAGGCTTATACCGGGACATTGCCCTATACCGACGAAGTCCAGGACCTGGCCGCCTACACTTATACGGTGGTTCCGTCAAACGCTTCCGGAACCGGACCGTCAGCCAATTCAAATAAAGTAATAGCCGGAAACGCAAAATCGATTCCGTACTCGGAAACGTTCGACACAGCGGACGCTCTCGATATTTACACTATTTTCAGCAACATAGGGAATACCCGTACCTGGGCCTATTACTCTTCAAAGAAACTGGTACAGTACTGGGGTGGAACAAAAGCGGACGAATGGCTGATCACGCCCAAATTCGACCTGAAAGCGGGAAAGAATTACAAACTTACGTTCGACACTTACCTGGAAAGCGCTACATCGGCCAATGAAAAAGACCTGCGTATTACCCTGGGACAAGGCGTTACCGTAGAACAACAAAGCCAGTTACTGGACAGTATCCACCTCGATTACGCGCTGCCCCGTACTATAGAAATTATTTTCTATGTAGAAAACGACGGGAATTGGAACATCGGTTTCAACTGTTTCGGCAAAAGCAGCTCTTATGCCATATTCATCGACAATATAAAACTGGAAGAAACGGAAATCACTCCCGGACCCGTTTCAGATCTCCAGGTCACTCCGGGCGAGAATGGAGCCATGACCGCTCTTGTAAGCTGGAAAAACACTACGGAGACGGCTTCAGGTTCTCCCGTGGATAATTTATCTAAAGTGGAATTATACCGGGGAGACCTGTGTATTCATACCATCGACCACCCGGTTGCCGGAGCGGAAGAGAGTTACACCGACAATCTCGAAACAGCAGGAAAATATACCTATGGCGTAGTTGCTTATATAGGAGCTCTTCCCGGAGAAAAAACAACGGTAGAATCGTCCTGGATAGGAGCTGACGTTCCCGGTCCCGTAACTGACATTACGGTAAAAGCAGAAGGAACAAATGCCGTCATAACCTTTAAAGCCCCGAAAGAAGGGGTTAACGGAGGTTGGCTGGACACAGAGAACCTGACTTATAAAATAGTACGCAACCCGGGAGAAGAACTACTGGTAGAAAATCTGGCCGATACGGTTTATACCGATCAGGATGAAAAGAGTCTGGCTGCATATACTTATGTTATCACCGCGGTATCGAACGGTACGGAAAGCGCGAGCGCGACTTCCCCCAAAATCGTTATGGGAGATGCGCTGGAACTGCCCTATGAAGCTAAAATGGAACGTGAAGAAGACTTTGCTATCTGGTCCATACTGGATGCGGACCAGAACGGAAAATGCTGGCAATACAATGCGGATAAGTGGTGCGTAGAACTTCCGACTTCATCGAAAACGAACGACGACTGGTTATTCACGCCACCGTTTAAAGCAGATAGAGGCAGCCATAAATTATTATTCTCGGTGAAAACAGGTGCATACAGCAGCCGCTATACCGAACATCTGAGAATAACCTTGGGAACATCCAGCAATGATACCACGACACATACGACTATTGCCGAATATCCGGAACTGGTACAATTGACTTATTTCAAAGAATACGAAGTTGATTTCGATATTCCGGAGGAAGGCGTCTGGTATCTCGGATTCGAAGTATTGACGGAAGACGGCAGCTGGGGCGTATCCATGCAGAATTTCACCATCAAAAAAGGTCCTACCAGCCATATAGGCAGTACCCGTGAACAGAAAGTTTACTATGACCGCCGGAACCAGATACTGGCCATCGTACCGGGAGAGATATTGAACGAACTGACCGTCAGCAATATGTCAGGAGCCCGTCTCCTCCACAAAGAACACGTAGGTTCTTCAGTCAGCCTGGAACAACTGCCCGAAGGCATATACCTGGCAAGCTATACTACGTCCGAAGGAAAAACCGAAACCATTAAACTAGTTAAATAA
- a CDS encoding PKD domain-containing protein — protein MKQITNLILCAIWLLSSTGIAAQVAEPVKTHKNLKKEIQGMPAMQFQTAPLTTAFFLPQASAAAPVADFTCKSESSSQTVWSDNFDTGIGNWTLTSEHPDLFGWESHTTTGDKAFSKIDATDVASFFIEGHYRYANRGNATATCNQSITIPENGQISFYAGYSLNFSDDCTLTLKISDNNGNSWNNIWVSTDETTPKNWVWHYIKKDISAYAGKNILLQWSYDGYTGSFDIDNLNISGMKPIEQVEVKTGETVQLADLSTGEPTQWSWSFPGGTPSSSTERNPNVYYTQDGKYDITLTVSNADGSNSKTRTAFVSVTGDKPVAQILPPATFRYFQTRNTFVAPLLPLQFKDNSTNYPTEWTWGFTGIGNTGAEIVTRTEQNPEVGYTFLHNQSVALFVSNEHGVADTTLNVSVEYSGLAFNFQPDDSPFTFDLGDGYGSFPGSNKLKITEYAEKFSKPSRPVLIPGVNIYFTAATATELLDQIADITVKLCKSENGLPGEALAMESWRVFELDLPSGTSMTPTTFEFSKPVAIDDEFFIVVSGFPEKNDGVNVAMATARFRGQGNTAYMKKDGEWKQASDYFPAGKNHTSYLIAPLLIHSVMAPFAEVPLKVGKEKGTVTLPFYSYSGYKTPIAIDADWCRIVREPNGFTLDTLHIAYDRLPDNLTSRKAVLTITDGISNEKIELIQSETSGTEEITVTEKATVRPSLFSDECTVTFPAGSKDINVYDLTGKLIFSKKPGSEDTRMTITSRDWTPGIYVIHVAEEAGTTVIKGIKR, from the coding sequence ATGAAACAAATAACGAATTTAATTCTTTGCGCAATATGGCTGCTCTCCTCCACAGGAATAGCCGCGCAAGTTGCAGAACCGGTAAAAACGCATAAGAACCTGAAAAAAGAGATACAGGGAATGCCGGCCATGCAATTCCAAACCGCCCCTCTGACAACGGCTTTCTTCCTGCCCCAGGCATCGGCTGCAGCACCCGTAGCGGACTTTACCTGTAAATCGGAATCCAGTTCCCAAACCGTGTGGAGCGATAATTTCGATACCGGAATCGGTAACTGGACCCTGACCTCGGAACACCCCGACCTGTTCGGGTGGGAAAGTCATACGACCACCGGAGATAAAGCTTTTTCCAAGATCGACGCCACCGATGTGGCTTCATTCTTCATCGAAGGGCATTACCGGTACGCCAACCGGGGAAACGCTACGGCTACATGCAACCAAAGCATAACGATACCGGAAAACGGGCAAATATCTTTTTATGCCGGTTATTCCCTTAATTTCAGCGATGATTGTACCCTGACCTTAAAAATATCGGACAACAACGGGAACAGTTGGAACAACATATGGGTAAGCACTGATGAAACCACGCCTAAAAATTGGGTATGGCATTATATTAAGAAAGATATATCGGCCTATGCAGGCAAGAATATTTTATTACAATGGTCGTATGACGGTTATACCGGGAGCTTCGATATCGATAATCTGAATATATCGGGGATGAAACCTATCGAACAGGTAGAAGTTAAAACAGGAGAAACAGTTCAACTGGCCGACCTTTCGACGGGAGAACCAACCCAATGGTCTTGGAGTTTCCCGGGAGGAACGCCATCTTCTTCGACCGAACGTAATCCGAATGTATATTATACCCAGGACGGTAAATATGACATCACTCTTACCGTAAGCAATGCAGACGGAAGCAACAGCAAAACACGTACGGCTTTCGTTTCGGTAACAGGAGACAAGCCGGTAGCACAAATACTGCCACCGGCAACTTTCAGGTATTTCCAGACACGCAATACATTTGTCGCTCCGTTATTACCGCTGCAATTCAAAGATAACTCCACTAACTACCCGACCGAATGGACCTGGGGATTTACTGGAATAGGAAATACAGGAGCAGAGATCGTTACCCGTACCGAACAAAATCCGGAAGTAGGCTACACATTCCTGCACAACCAGTCGGTGGCCTTGTTCGTATCGAACGAGCATGGAGTGGCCGACACTACCTTAAACGTATCGGTAGAGTATTCTGGGCTGGCTTTCAACTTCCAGCCGGACGACAGCCCGTTCACCTTTGACCTGGGAGACGGATACGGAAGTTTCCCCGGAAGTAATAAACTGAAAATAACGGAATATGCCGAGAAATTCTCTAAACCTTCACGTCCGGTACTGATACCCGGAGTAAATATTTACTTCACGGCTGCTACCGCAACCGAATTGTTAGACCAGATAGCCGACATTACGGTAAAACTCTGTAAAAGCGAAAACGGTTTACCGGGAGAAGCTCTTGCCATGGAGTCCTGGAGAGTGTTCGAACTGGATCTGCCCAGCGGAACCAGTATGACACCTACCACATTCGAATTCAGTAAACCGGTTGCTATCGATGACGAATTCTTCATTGTCGTGAGCGGATTTCCCGAGAAAAACGACGGAGTGAACGTTGCCATGGCTACTGCACGTTTCAGAGGACAGGGAAATACTGCCTATATGAAAAAAGACGGAGAATGGAAACAGGCAAGCGACTATTTTCCTGCCGGGAAGAATCACACGTCTTATCTTATTGCACCGCTCCTTATCCACTCGGTAATGGCTCCTTTCGCCGAAGTACCGTTAAAAGTAGGGAAAGAGAAAGGAACGGTTACACTGCCTTTCTACTCTTATAGCGGTTATAAAACGCCTATCGCTATCGATGCCGACTGGTGCCGTATCGTAAGGGAACCTAACGGATTTACACTGGATACCCTGCACATTGCTTATGACAGATTACCGGATAACCTTACTTCACGAAAAGCCGTATTGACGATCACGGACGGTATAAGCAACGAAAAAATAGAACTCATCCAAAGCGAAACAAGCGGGACCGAAGAAATCACGGTTACAGAAAAAGCAACCGTACGTCCTTCCCTTTTCTCCGATGAGTGTACCGTAACTTTTCCTGCGGGAAGCAAAGATATCAACGTCTATGACCTGACCGGGAAATTAATATTCTCAAAAAAACCGGGAAGTGAAGACACCCGCATGACTATTACAAGCCGGGACTGGACTCCGGGAATATACGTAATACACGTTGCCGAAGAAGCGGGAACGACAGTAATAAAAGGAATAAAACGGTAA
- a CDS encoding TonB-dependent receptor — protein MMRRFACVFFIMLCIFQISFSENIFAFGNNGSISGTVKDFKSGEAIIGATLSIQGTSVVGVSDLDGNFSLPHVPEGKKVLVCKCLSYKEIHKEVEVKSGSNVSTVLLMEEDGVLLQEVMVAVRRRNDTEMALLESMKAQVQVTSGISSQQIAKTLDRDASEVVKRVPGISIIEDRFVVVRGLPQRYNNVWINGTAAPSLEADSRAFSFDILPSSQIDNMMIYKSPAPEIPGDFAGGFIKISTKSLPVKNSIQLGYTTGFNTVTHFDKIYLNPGSATDWLGFDASKRALSPDMPSYFDLSGEKAETITRLTRTAFNKDWRVKHFWPMPDQRLSLNINRRFETSGGTEIGNVSFINYSNTYKAVKNITNARFGVYSAVADEPVYLDNYIDNQYSNDVRVGIMHNWTFVLDNHNKLEFRNLFNLLGRNRLTERAGIKDISSPYYREQTEMMYQSRLTYVGQFAGTHFIDKKKEHSLDWIVGYSYADKNEPDRRIITNQAGTSEGADLTGIITGNENIKRYFQKFRDHVVSGGIDYKGTLQNISFRPVVKGGVCGEYRDRDYSPREFIYCYDNLTQEERNVYLYLPYNEMIQDTWLGADKVYIEEITKKTDAYQASNIYGAGYAAVEIPVRRFNIYAGLRAEYNRLRLTRDKSLSASQTLMTSRDYNNFDLLPSVNISYNINNKQLFRVAYGRSLNRPEFREVSPAVYYDFDLFNEIGGNEELKTCRVNNLDLRYEFYPHTGEIVSIGLFYKDFSDPIEWTFIDMGGTLRYSYENALSAHSLGVELDIRKGLDFIGLKGLSLLFNATFINSKVKFDDSGIIKKENRQMQGQSPYIVNAGLYYQNDDWKLMSSLIYNRLGKRIIGIGKSNSTTHDVSVNIPDTYEMPRNSLDFTVSKKFGKIFEMKAGIKDILAEKVVYKQFPEFRDVQGEKQKREQIIKLYTPGRMVSVGAVLNF, from the coding sequence ATGATGAGACGATTCGCATGTGTTTTTTTTATAATGTTATGTATATTTCAAATATCATTTTCAGAAAATATTTTTGCTTTTGGGAATAACGGATCTATTTCGGGAACAGTAAAAGATTTTAAAAGTGGGGAGGCTATTATAGGGGCTACTTTATCAATACAAGGTACATCTGTTGTAGGTGTATCCGATTTGGATGGAAACTTTTCTTTGCCTCACGTGCCGGAAGGAAAGAAAGTATTAGTTTGTAAATGTTTGTCATATAAAGAGATTCATAAAGAAGTAGAAGTTAAAAGCGGAAGTAATGTATCGACTGTTTTATTGATGGAGGAAGATGGAGTCCTTTTACAGGAAGTTATGGTTGCGGTACGGCGCAGAAACGATACGGAAATGGCTTTGCTGGAAAGTATGAAGGCCCAGGTACAGGTTACAAGCGGTATTTCGTCGCAACAAATAGCAAAAACACTGGATCGGGATGCTTCGGAAGTAGTGAAGCGTGTTCCTGGTATTTCGATAATAGAAGATCGTTTTGTTGTGGTCAGGGGGTTGCCGCAGCGTTATAATAATGTTTGGATTAATGGAACCGCCGCTCCAAGTCTGGAAGCGGATAGCCGTGCATTTTCTTTTGATATATTACCGAGCTCGCAAATAGATAATATGATGATATATAAATCTCCTGCGCCTGAAATCCCTGGAGATTTTGCCGGAGGGTTTATTAAGATTTCGACCAAGAGTTTGCCTGTGAAGAATTCGATACAATTAGGTTATACGACTGGTTTTAATACGGTTACTCATTTTGATAAAATATATTTGAACCCCGGGAGTGCTACCGATTGGTTGGGATTTGATGCGAGTAAGAGAGCTCTTTCTCCGGACATGCCTTCTTATTTCGATCTATCGGGGGAGAAAGCAGAAACTATTACTCGTCTGACGAGAACAGCGTTTAATAAAGATTGGAGGGTGAAACATTTCTGGCCTATGCCGGATCAAAGGTTGTCGTTAAATATTAATCGCAGATTTGAAACTTCCGGAGGAACGGAGATTGGAAATGTTTCGTTTATTAATTATAGCAATACTTATAAAGCTGTAAAAAATATAACGAATGCAAGATTCGGGGTCTATTCTGCTGTAGCGGACGAACCGGTTTATTTGGATAATTATATAGATAATCAATATTCCAATGATGTTAGAGTAGGGATTATGCATAACTGGACGTTTGTGCTGGATAATCATAACAAGCTTGAGTTTCGCAATCTGTTCAATTTGTTGGGTAGAAATCGCCTTACGGAACGTGCGGGAATAAAAGATATAAGCAGTCCTTATTACAGAGAACAAACGGAGATGATGTATCAGTCCCGTCTCACTTATGTGGGACAGTTTGCCGGTACTCATTTTATAGACAAAAAGAAAGAACATTCGCTGGACTGGATAGTGGGGTATAGTTATGCCGATAAAAATGAGCCGGATCGACGTATTATAACTAATCAGGCAGGGACTAGTGAAGGAGCCGATCTCACCGGTATAATAACCGGAAACGAAAATATCAAGCGTTATTTTCAGAAATTTAGGGATCATGTCGTTTCCGGAGGCATTGATTATAAAGGAACATTGCAGAATATAAGTTTTCGGCCTGTTGTTAAAGGCGGGGTTTGCGGAGAATACAGAGATCGTGATTATTCGCCGCGGGAGTTTATTTATTGTTACGATAACCTTACTCAGGAGGAGCGAAATGTTTATTTGTATCTGCCGTATAATGAGATGATACAAGATACTTGGTTGGGTGCCGATAAGGTTTATATTGAAGAAATTACCAAAAAAACAGATGCTTATCAGGCATCCAATATATATGGAGCTGGATATGCTGCTGTTGAAATTCCTGTCCGTCGTTTTAATATCTATGCTGGACTGCGGGCCGAATATAATCGTTTGCGATTAACAAGAGACAAATCTCTTTCTGCTTCTCAAACATTAATGACCAGCCGGGATTATAATAATTTCGATTTGCTTCCTTCAGTGAATATTTCCTATAATATTAATAATAAGCAATTATTTCGGGTAGCATACGGGCGTTCTCTAAATCGTCCGGAATTTAGAGAAGTTTCTCCCGCTGTATATTATGATTTTGATCTTTTTAATGAGATCGGTGGTAATGAAGAACTGAAAACTTGCAGAGTAAATAATTTGGATTTAAGGTATGAATTTTATCCTCATACCGGTGAAATTGTGAGCATAGGCTTATTCTATAAAGATTTTTCCGATCCTATCGAATGGACCTTTATCGATATGGGAGGAACATTGCGTTATAGTTATGAAAACGCCTTGTCCGCACACAGCTTAGGAGTGGAACTTGATATTCGAAAGGGTTTGGATTTTATAGGTTTAAAAGGTCTTTCTCTCTTGTTCAATGCTACTTTTATAAATAGTAAAGTGAAATTTGACGATTCGGGTATTATCAAAAAAGAAAATCGTCAGATGCAAGGCCAGTCTCCATATATCGTTAATGCTGGTTTATATTATCAGAATGATGACTGGAAGCTTATGTCATCGTTAATTTATAACCGGTTGGGTAAGCGTATTATTGGTATTGGTAAGTCCAATAGTACCACCCATGATGTGAGTGTGAATATTCCGGATACGTATGAAATGCCGAGAAACAGTCTTGATTTTACCGTCAGTAAGAAATTTGGTAAAATTTTTGAAATGAAAGCTGGAATAAAAGATATTCTGGCCGAGAAAGTAGTATATAAACAATTTCCCGAGTTTCGTGATGTGCAAGGCGAAAAGCAGAAAAGGGAGCAGATAATTAAATTGTACACACCCGGAAGAATGGTGAGTGTGGGAGCGGTATTGAATTTTTAA